The nucleotide sequence CACCACTCGAATATCCAGCCTTGCGTCATGGCTCCTCCAAAGCTCAACGGGCAGCTCCCGTACCAAAGCTGCAGACGTTTGTTCCAGCAACAAGCTCTGTCGAGACGAACCTTTACGACATCTTCCCCATCCTTCTCGGACGTGCCCAAGCAGACGTCGAGATTCGCGAAAAAGACAGAACCCCAGGTCCCTCCCGTCGACCAAACCCAGCCGAAGCCGAATGTTGTGGTAAACCCACCAGCCGCACCGACAGCCGTGCCGAAACCGTCTGCTGTGCGCCGCCCTGGCGTTGGGACACCTACAATGGAGCCAAAGCAGCCGGTGGACATCAACAGCAAGGAGTACAAGCGTGTGGCGAGAAAGGTCACGAGCCTCATGGTTGCGCTGCCCTTCTTGATTGTCACATCGTACTACCTCTGGGACCGACGTAGGTCTCAGCCCATCAGATATGTCGTGATACTGTTGTTGACTCTTCTTCCCAAGTCTCTCTTGGCAGGCCAGTCCCTCCTCCGTCCGGTGATGCCTCCTCCGCTCCGTCCTCTGAGCCCAAGAAAGCGTAGCGTTGTGATCGACCAGCCGAATGAATGCGTTCAAACACTCTCCAGCAGGTTATTCCCTGCGtgtcagcaacaacaacgtAGCGTCCAGTGGGCTTCTTTTTGTAGCAGGATGCTCCTTGTTTGGTCGTCGTTGTCAAATATCAGCTCAAAGGTGGCTCTCAATGCGAAGCCAGGATTGCCGAACAGAATCCTAGCAAACACTTTTGGATTCTCATGATGTTTACTGCCTCCCGACTTCTTGGTCCGGCCCACTCTCAAGGTCGGCCACCTCCGTCATCAGTCTATGAAATGTTGTCCAGAacaacctctctctctttctctctctctctctctctctctctctctctctatctctctctctctctctctgtgcttctctctctctctctctctgcttcTCTTTCTGCTTCTCTCTCTGACCCATCGGTGACACTACTGAATGCCGAGGTCGACTCCAGACTTTTTATCACGCATCCCTGTCCGACCTGCAGAATCCCCCCTCAACAAGCCCCCTCATCCGCGCCAATTTAGCTGGCTTTTCTCCTCAGATGCGGGGAAGTCAACGCTACCACGAGCCCAGAAccccacaccaccaacaagacgGACCCTCTGGCAAAAAGGCAGGTCTGGTTGCTGAATGGTCACCATCCACTGGCTAGCCTTCAGTGACAAGAGCCTGGAAACAACAGATGGAGCCAGGCTGGTGACCAGCGCAAACTGACGTGCCAAGACGCGTGCTTCTTTAGACTAGCACGACGGCCATGTCCTGGGGAAAACATTGGCAGCCCGTATTGCAACTGCATGACAGCGGTGGCGGCGCGTGGCCTTGAGCCGAGATTTTCCCACCTCGGCTTTGACGGATGTGACGGCTTGCTAAGACGTTATGAATCTGGCCTGCAGCCGAGGATTCGCCAAAACCCCTGCGGCCTGGCCGTTTTACCCAGGGGACCTCGGGTTGTTCCTCGGGTCTTCGAGAAGGCGGATTATCACTCGTCAAAAGCCGTCGGTCTATCGAGCACTTCTTCAGCCGGTGCTACATCACTATCAGCGTTCTTCCCGTGCTCTCACCACCGCTGGATATCAGCCTCTGGAAAACAAGGCCATCTGGCATATTTGTCAGACGCCCACATCGGTGAGGTCGTGATACAGCACTTCTATCCACATtctggagctggtggagtTCCTGGGGAAGTGGAAGCGGTGGATGCTGCTTGGAGCTGGTGTGTCCTGCGGGGTGAACTAATCCTCCGGTCCACACCATTGGCAAGTTTTACCATTGACGAATCGGTTGGGGGGATGCCTGTCGCACGCGGCTTGGGCCGATCAAGGTGACTGGAGGGACGGGCAAAAACATCGTGCATTTTGTGCTGTCGAGACGAAGTGCCGTGTTCAGAGCTATCCCCGAAACCCGAACTTCGCATAAGAGGACACGCCTGCTCGTCCATCCATGGCGGCATCCTAGCACTTTTCAAGGGAGGAATTCCCCCTCCTGGCATTTCTGTCCGTGGTGTGTGGGTTATCCCCAGGTTTCTCACTTTCCCTGGCTCCGCCGTCGTCAACCCCAGACCCCAGACCCCCAGATTTCAACCCCGGACTATTCCACTAGAGGCTCCTCCCTGGAAGTGCCTGGCTTGGTTGGCAGAGCTGCCCAAGGGCTAGGGTGTTATCTATTGGGATCGCTGGTGGATCGCCGTGGCCAACATTTCTATTTCTATTGGCATCCAGCAACCTCAGTCTCCAGACGCACGAACGCAACTGTCCCAGCGAGGTGGATACGCTACATGCTCAACGACATCCAGCGGATGCGGGGTGGTAGACTAGTCTGTATACGGGAAGCTCAGCTGCACCTTGTCTCGTCACGGCTCTTGTTTTCGGACGTGGCGATGGGGCTCTGAAGGAAAGAAAATGGAACGACTCCCCTGGTCCTGATGCTTTTGACAGCTCCTTGACCCGTCACTCCCGTCGTCTTTTTTATACCCCAAATCTCCAACTTTCTGTTTTCATCTTGGCCTTTCGTCATCAAGCATCCATTGTTGtttcttcatcttcacaTCATGTCAACAGGGGCTGTGTCAACAGGGAGGCGCAAATCACCTCTCGAAGGAGTGTCTGACAGGTCTAGTCAAGACCGCACCACCAGCCCCAGTCCCTCCACTCGCTCATCGAGCAAGCCACAGATCAGACACAGAGCCTCCATTGCGTGTGCCTCGTGCCGTGAGAGACGAATTCGTTGTGTCGTGGCCGAGGGAGAGTCAGAGTGCACCCAGTGCAGGAAGACGGGCCACACATGTATCATCAAGAACGATGACGAGCGAAGGAGGTGAGTTGTGCCGTTCTGCCTCAGTTTCAAGGCCAGACCAGGCTGACAGATGAATAGGCCAATATCCAAAGCCTACATGTCATCACTATCCAATCGAATTGCTCTcttggaggagatgttgaAGGAACAAGGAGtcacaccccctcccgctgTCCACCCTccaaagacaagacaagacgcCATCTcgagacaacaacaacaacaacaacaacaacaagagcaagaagaagctcggaTGCGGGAAAGGTCGACCAGTTCTGAGCCCAAGCATGGGAGTTCGGTCGAGATCCAGGTTCCCACACCACCAGGCTCAGGCGAGGAGGATACCCTCATGAGCGAGTCAGAACAGAGCAAGACCATTGACTTGACGGACAtgacctcatcatcatcatcgtcatcgtcatcatcatcatcactgatCGATCCGCTATTATTGCAAGAGCTCGGGACAACGCCAGATGCCGATGTCCGGAGGTTGCTGTCAGCAAGGGGCAGCCACTCGTT is from Podospora pseudopauciseta strain CBS 411.78 chromosome 5 map unlocalized CBS411.78m_5.2, whole genome shotgun sequence and encodes:
- a CDS encoding uncharacterized protein (EggNog:ENOG503PTEJ); its protein translation is MAPPKLNGQLPYQSCRRLFQQQALSRRTFTTSSPSFSDVPKQTSRFAKKTEPQVPPVDQTQPKPNVVVNPPAAPTAVPKPSAVRRPGVGTPTMEPKQPVDINSKEYKRVARKVTSLMVALPFLIVTSYYLWDRLSLGRPVPPPSGDASSAPSSEPKKA